A portion of the Leifsonia sp. EB41 genome contains these proteins:
- a CDS encoding PKD domain-containing protein, translating to MTASHEPPARSGTSPEPVDRPRRSRALRAAAVGLIAAVATIMASLVVTQPALADTAPPPGVPTTVSADPLPTVQMDGVAWVEQVVGNTVYVGGQFANARPAGSASGTNLTPRANMLAFDLTTGALNTSFNPGPNAQVKALAVSPDGTRLYVGGSFTTIGGATRYRLAAFNTATGALITSFVPVINATVNGIVATNTTVYAVGAFSSAGNQARTYAASFSASNGALLPWAPTIAGGTAQHIVMSPDGSKVVIGGNFTSVNGSSNPGYGLAALTPDTATMLPWNVNGLIRDGGTQAAIESLHADASGLYGSGYVFGQGGNLEGSFRADWTNGDMVWVEDCHGDTYDVTVLQGVEYAVGHPHYCGNIGGFPQTSPTWTFHRALAFTTDVRGTITTDPYGYYNFAGNPRPDLLNWYPDVNVGSYTGQSQGPWSNESSGNYLILGGEFTQVQGKQQQGLVRFAVPSIAPLKIGPQIPAASYTPNVISLTAGTARIAFKTNWDPDNETLTYDVIRGQATGHPIYTTQVTTPFWQPKSIVFTDTGQTPGSTQTYRIRATDPNGNSVMGPSVSVTIASSGSMTPYASNTLGNSPEYYWPLNESSGPTAYDWANGNDATLNTGVTRSGTGPLNPDSSTAAAFDGQSDGFYPAPSNEDGPNTFTAQAWIKTTTTQGGKILGFGNQATGNSSSYDRHIYMANNGQVYFGVYPGSVQTLNTPNALNDGQWHQITATLGSGGMVLYVDGKKVASRTDITSAQGYNGYWRVGGDNLNGWTNQPSSSYFGGSIAQVAIYQSVLSRTQVSASYQSAGYTLNVPTAPADAYGAAVYQSDPDLYWRLADTGSTAADSGQYGQTGTYQGGYTHNQAGALNGVANAATSFDGNSGVLVSNVQVSNPTTYSLEGWFKTTTTSGGKLIGFGDQPSGLSGNYDRHIYMQNDGRIVFGVWTGQTNTITSPNPLNDGNWHYVVATQASDGMVLYVDGVAVGTNPQTQAQGYNGYWRVGGDNTWGSSSPYFNGTLDEIAVYSTELSAATVANHYSLGSSGTPANQPPTASFTASSSGLIASTNASASTDSDGTVVGYSWNWGDGATSTGVTASHTYATAGTYTVTLTVTDNGGATGTSSQPVTVAPIPNQPPTSSFTVTPTNLSVSTDASASTDPDGTIVGYAWNWGDGATGTGVTANHTYAAGGTYTITLTTTDNSNASTSSTKQVTVTPPNQPPTAAFTSSANGLALSVDGSTSNDPDGTIASYAWNFGDGATATGATASHTYAAAGTYTVTLVVTDNQSATGTTSQQVTVAKANVAPTAAFTSSANGLAVSVDGSTSNDPDGTIASYAWNFGDGATATGATASHTYAAAGTYTITLVVTDNQSATGTTSKQVVVTATTGAVLASDAFGRTVANGWGSADTGGAWTATGTAANFAVGNGVGSIAVPVGMTRTERLGAVSSAASDVQASFTVDRAATGGGQYVGLIGRQVGSTAFYGRAWIKAGGAVQIQILEGGTTLKALNVTGLTWTPGMVLNVRMTTVGNGTTTTMNAKVWDASQPEPATWQVTATSTTAAMQPAGSVGVVAYVSASATDPTTNITVDNFSAKSAQ from the coding sequence GTGACTGCATCGCACGAACCTCCCGCCAGGAGCGGGACCTCACCGGAGCCGGTGGATCGACCGCGCCGGAGCCGAGCGCTCCGCGCCGCGGCGGTCGGCCTCATCGCCGCAGTCGCGACGATCATGGCCTCTCTCGTCGTCACCCAGCCCGCGCTGGCCGACACAGCTCCACCTCCGGGCGTCCCCACGACCGTGAGCGCCGACCCGCTGCCCACCGTCCAGATGGACGGCGTGGCCTGGGTCGAGCAGGTCGTGGGCAACACCGTCTACGTCGGCGGTCAGTTCGCGAACGCGCGCCCAGCGGGCTCCGCGTCGGGGACCAACCTGACTCCGCGCGCCAACATGCTCGCCTTCGACCTGACCACGGGAGCGCTGAACACCTCGTTCAACCCCGGGCCGAACGCGCAGGTCAAGGCGCTCGCGGTCTCGCCCGACGGCACGCGCCTCTACGTGGGCGGCTCGTTCACGACCATCGGCGGTGCGACCAGGTACCGGCTCGCGGCGTTCAACACCGCGACGGGCGCGCTCATCACGAGCTTCGTCCCGGTGATCAACGCGACCGTCAACGGCATCGTGGCCACGAACACCACGGTCTACGCGGTCGGCGCGTTCTCGTCCGCCGGCAACCAAGCGCGCACCTACGCGGCCTCGTTCTCGGCGAGCAACGGCGCACTCCTGCCGTGGGCGCCGACGATCGCCGGCGGCACGGCTCAGCACATCGTGATGTCGCCGGACGGCTCGAAGGTCGTCATCGGCGGCAACTTCACGTCGGTCAACGGGTCGTCCAACCCCGGGTACGGTCTCGCCGCGCTCACGCCGGACACCGCGACGATGCTGCCGTGGAACGTGAACGGCCTCATCCGCGACGGCGGCACCCAGGCCGCGATCGAGAGCCTGCACGCCGACGCGTCGGGGCTCTACGGCTCCGGCTACGTCTTCGGCCAGGGCGGCAACCTGGAAGGCTCCTTCCGGGCCGACTGGACGAACGGCGACATGGTCTGGGTCGAGGACTGCCACGGCGACACCTACGACGTGACGGTCCTCCAGGGCGTGGAATACGCTGTCGGCCACCCGCACTACTGCGGCAACATCGGCGGCTTCCCGCAGACCAGCCCGACGTGGACCTTCCACCGCGCGCTGGCCTTCACGACGGACGTCCGTGGCACGATCACGACCGACCCGTACGGGTACTACAACTTCGCGGGCAACCCGCGGCCCGACCTCCTGAACTGGTACCCCGATGTCAACGTCGGCTCGTACACCGGTCAGAGCCAGGGGCCGTGGAGCAACGAGTCGTCCGGCAACTACCTCATCCTCGGCGGCGAGTTCACCCAGGTGCAGGGCAAGCAGCAACAGGGTCTGGTGCGGTTCGCCGTGCCGTCCATCGCGCCGCTGAAGATCGGGCCGCAGATCCCCGCAGCCTCCTACACCCCGAACGTGATCTCCCTCACGGCCGGCACCGCGCGCATCGCCTTCAAGACGAACTGGGACCCGGACAACGAGACCCTGACGTACGACGTGATCCGCGGGCAGGCGACAGGTCACCCGATCTACACCACCCAGGTGACGACGCCGTTCTGGCAACCCAAATCCATCGTCTTCACCGATACCGGACAGACGCCGGGATCGACGCAGACCTACCGGATCAGAGCGACGGATCCCAACGGCAACTCGGTGATGGGCCCGTCGGTGTCGGTCACGATCGCGAGCTCCGGGTCGATGACGCCCTACGCGTCCAACACGCTGGGCAACAGCCCTGAGTACTACTGGCCGCTCAACGAGAGCTCCGGCCCCACCGCCTACGACTGGGCCAACGGGAACGACGCGACACTGAACACGGGCGTCACCCGCTCCGGCACGGGACCGCTGAACCCGGACAGCTCGACCGCTGCCGCCTTCGACGGCCAGTCCGACGGGTTCTACCCCGCGCCCTCGAACGAGGACGGGCCGAACACGTTCACCGCGCAGGCCTGGATCAAGACGACGACAACGCAGGGAGGCAAGATCCTCGGATTCGGCAACCAGGCGACAGGCAACTCGTCCAGCTACGACCGGCACATCTACATGGCCAACAACGGTCAGGTGTACTTCGGCGTGTACCCGGGCAGCGTGCAGACGCTGAACACCCCGAACGCGCTGAACGACGGGCAGTGGCACCAGATCACCGCGACCCTCGGCAGCGGAGGCATGGTCCTCTACGTCGACGGCAAGAAGGTGGCGTCGCGAACCGACATCACCTCCGCCCAGGGGTACAACGGCTACTGGCGGGTCGGCGGTGACAACCTGAACGGATGGACCAACCAGCCGTCGAGCAGCTACTTCGGTGGCAGCATCGCCCAGGTGGCCATCTACCAGTCCGTGCTCAGCCGCACGCAGGTCTCCGCGTCGTACCAGTCGGCCGGCTACACCCTGAACGTGCCCACCGCTCCGGCGGACGCGTACGGGGCGGCCGTCTACCAGAGCGACCCCGACCTGTACTGGCGTCTCGCCGACACGGGCTCGACCGCGGCCGACTCGGGACAGTACGGTCAGACCGGCACCTACCAGGGCGGCTACACCCACAACCAGGCCGGCGCGCTGAACGGAGTTGCCAACGCGGCGACGTCGTTCGACGGCAACTCGGGCGTGCTGGTCAGCAATGTGCAGGTGTCGAACCCGACCACGTACTCGCTGGAGGGCTGGTTCAAGACGACCACGACCTCCGGCGGCAAGCTGATCGGGTTCGGCGACCAGCCGAGCGGGCTGTCGGGCAACTACGACAGGCACATCTACATGCAGAACGACGGACGCATCGTCTTCGGCGTGTGGACCGGCCAGACCAACACCATCACCTCGCCCAACCCGCTGAATGACGGCAACTGGCACTACGTGGTGGCGACGCAGGCCTCGGACGGCATGGTGCTGTACGTCGACGGAGTCGCAGTCGGGACCAACCCGCAGACCCAGGCCCAGGGCTACAACGGCTACTGGCGCGTGGGAGGTGACAACACGTGGGGATCGAGCAGCCCGTACTTCAACGGGACGCTCGACGAGATCGCCGTCTACTCGACGGAGCTCTCGGCGGCGACGGTGGCCAACCACTACTCGCTCGGGTCGAGCGGCACGCCGGCGAACCAGCCGCCGACCGCCTCCTTCACGGCGAGCTCGTCGGGGCTGATCGCCTCGACGAACGCCTCCGCGTCGACCGACTCGGACGGCACGGTCGTCGGGTACTCGTGGAACTGGGGTGACGGCGCCACCTCGACCGGGGTCACCGCCAGTCACACCTACGCCACGGCGGGCACCTACACGGTCACGCTGACGGTCACCGACAACGGTGGGGCGACGGGCACGTCGTCCCAGCCGGTCACCGTCGCGCCGATCCCGAACCAGCCGCCGACGTCGTCCTTCACGGTGACGCCGACCAACCTCTCGGTCAGCACCGACGCCTCGGCGTCGACCGACCCCGACGGCACGATCGTCGGCTACGCGTGGAACTGGGGTGACGGCGCCACCGGAACCGGTGTCACCGCGAACCACACCTACGCGGCAGGCGGGACCTACACGATCACCCTGACCACGACGGACAACAGCAACGCGAGCACCAGCTCGACGAAGCAGGTGACGGTGACTCCGCCGAACCAGCCTCCGACAGCGGCGTTCACGTCGTCCGCCAACGGCCTGGCCCTGAGCGTGGACGGCTCGACCTCCAACGATCCGGACGGCACGATCGCCTCCTATGCCTGGAACTTCGGCGACGGGGCGACCGCGACAGGGGCGACGGCGTCGCACACCTACGCAGCAGCCGGGACGTACACGGTCACGCTGGTGGTCACCGACAACCAGTCGGCGACCGGCACCACGAGCCAGCAGGTGACGGTGGCCAAGGCCAACGTGGCCCCGACGGCGGCGTTCACGTCGTCCGCCAACGGCCTCGCGGTGAGCGTGGACGGTTCGACCTCCAACGATCCGGATGGCACGATCGCCTCCTACGCCTGGAACTTCGGCGACGGAGCGACGGCGACCGGGGCGACGGCGTCGCACACCTACGCGGCGGCAGGGACCTACACGATCACGCTGGTGGTCACCGACAACCAGTCGGCGACCGGCACGACGTCCAAGCAGGTCGTCGTCACCGCCACCACCGGCGCCGTGCTCGCCTCCGACGCCTTCGGCAGGACCGTGGCGAACGGTTGGGGCTCGGCCGACACCGGCGGCGCCTGGACCGCGACCGGGACGGCGGCGAACTTCGCCGTCGGCAACGGCGTCGGATCCATCGCGGTCCCGGTGGGCATGACGCGCACCGAGCGACTGGGCGCGGTCTCCTCGGCGGCGTCGGACGTACAGGCGTCCTTCACCGTCGACAGGGCGGCGACCGGCGGCGGCCAGTACGTCGGCCTCATCGGCCGGCAGGTCGGCAGCACCGCCTTCTACGGAAGGGCCTGGATCAAGGCGGGTGGCGCCGTCCAGATCCAGATCCTGGAGGGCGGGACCACGCTGAAGGCGCTGAACGTCACCGGGCTCACCTGGACGCCGGGCATGGTGCTCAACGTCCGGATGACCACGGTCGGCAACGGGACCACGACCACGATGAACGCCAAGGTCTGGGACGCCTCCCAGCCTGAGCCGGCGACCTGGCAGGTGACGGCCACGAGCACCACGGCCGCCATGCAGCCCGCCGGAAGCGTCGGCGTGGTCGCCTACGTCTCCGCCTCGGCGACGGACCCGACGACGAACATCACCGTGGACAACTTCAGCGCGAAGTCGGCTCAGTAG
- a CDS encoding CDP-alcohol phosphatidyltransferase family protein: MSTSDSTASYGDIVRRLAGAQKVSLPGSPPYSIYVNRKAGRLIAAWAYRAGLTPNAVTAISAVLTFAGILSIALIPPAAWSGLLVWLLLALGYAFDSADGQVARLRGGGSPAGEWLDHVVDCAKLSSLHIAVAIAMFRWFALPPAWLLLPLLYAIVAAVTFFGMILNDLLRDARGGQRTREPGRRALAHTILILPTDYGILCLVFLLLGWPMLFTIAYGLFFIANLGALAFALPRWFAQMKQLGKEVR; encoded by the coding sequence ATGAGCACCAGCGACAGCACCGCGTCGTACGGCGACATCGTGCGCCGCCTCGCCGGAGCGCAGAAGGTGTCGCTCCCGGGCTCACCTCCCTACTCCATCTACGTGAACCGGAAGGCCGGGCGCCTGATCGCCGCGTGGGCCTACCGTGCCGGGCTGACGCCGAACGCGGTGACGGCGATCTCCGCAGTGCTGACGTTCGCGGGCATCCTGAGCATCGCCCTGATCCCGCCCGCGGCGTGGAGCGGCCTGCTGGTCTGGCTGCTGCTGGCGCTGGGCTACGCGTTCGACTCCGCCGACGGGCAGGTCGCACGGTTGCGCGGCGGCGGCTCGCCCGCGGGCGAGTGGCTCGACCACGTCGTGGACTGCGCCAAGCTGTCCAGTCTCCACATCGCGGTCGCGATCGCGATGTTCCGCTGGTTCGCACTGCCGCCGGCGTGGCTGCTGCTCCCTCTTCTCTATGCGATCGTCGCCGCGGTCACGTTCTTCGGCATGATCCTCAACGACCTGCTGCGCGACGCTCGCGGCGGTCAGCGCACCAGGGAGCCCGGCCGCCGGGCGCTCGCGCACACGATCCTGATCCTGCCCACCGACTACGGGATCCTCTGCCTCGTGTTCCTCCTGCTCGGCTGGCCGATGCTGTTCACCATCGCCTACGGCCTCTTCTTCATCGCGAACCTCGGAGCTCTCGCCTTCGCGCTTCCGCGCTGGTTCGCGCAGATGAAGCAACTCGGAAAGGAAGTCCGATGA
- a CDS encoding adenylyltransferase/cytidyltransferase family protein, which yields MSMRVGYAAGAFDLFHIGHLNILKHAKSECDYLIAGVVSDEMLRLTKGVDPVIPLAERIEIVRHIAYVDEAVAETVPDKLDMWRDLRFDVFFKGDDWRGTEKGLRLEREFAAVGVEVVYFPYTMTTSSTQLRKALAALAG from the coding sequence GTGAGCATGCGCGTCGGCTATGCCGCAGGAGCGTTCGACCTGTTCCACATCGGACACCTCAACATCCTCAAGCACGCCAAGAGCGAGTGCGACTACCTGATCGCGGGCGTGGTCTCCGACGAGATGCTGCGGCTCACCAAGGGAGTCGACCCGGTCATCCCCCTCGCGGAGCGGATCGAGATCGTGCGCCACATCGCCTACGTGGACGAGGCGGTCGCCGAGACCGTCCCGGACAAGCTCGACATGTGGCGGGACCTGCGCTTCGACGTGTTCTTCAAGGGCGACGACTGGCGCGGCACCGAGAAGGGCCTCCGGCTGGAGCGGGAGTTCGCCGCCGTGGGCGTGGAGGTCGTGTACTTCCCGTACACGATGACGACCTCGTCAACGCAGCTCAGGAAGGCGCTCGCGGCGCTCGCCGGCTGA
- a CDS encoding malate dehydrogenase has translation MSTPVTVAVTGAGGQIGYALLFRIASGQLLGRDVPVRLRLLEIPAGLGAAEGTALELQDGAFPLLHGVDVTDDPRAAFDGASVALLVGARPRTAGMERADLLEANGGIFGPQGAALNDVAADDVRVLVVGNPANTNALIASAHAPDIPAERFTAMTRLDHNRAVAQLAAKLGVPVSAIEGVIVWGNHSASQYPDLSHATVHGRPATELVDEGWLAEEYIPRVAKRGAEIIAVRGSSSAASAASAAIDHVRDWVDGTGERWTSAAVVSDGSYGVPEGLISSFPVRGVDGRWEIVQGLAIDAFSRERIDASVAELASERDAVRALGLL, from the coding sequence ATGAGCACCCCCGTGACCGTCGCCGTCACCGGCGCCGGTGGACAGATCGGCTACGCCCTCCTCTTCCGCATCGCCTCCGGGCAGCTGCTCGGGCGCGACGTGCCGGTGCGGCTGCGGCTGTTGGAGATCCCGGCCGGGCTCGGCGCCGCCGAGGGCACAGCGCTGGAGCTGCAGGACGGCGCCTTCCCGCTGCTGCACGGTGTCGACGTGACCGACGACCCGCGCGCGGCCTTCGACGGCGCGAGCGTCGCCCTGCTCGTCGGGGCGCGGCCGCGCACCGCCGGGATGGAGCGCGCGGACCTCCTGGAGGCCAACGGCGGCATCTTCGGCCCGCAGGGCGCCGCGCTCAACGACGTCGCCGCCGACGACGTGCGCGTGCTCGTCGTGGGCAACCCCGCCAACACCAATGCGCTGATCGCGAGCGCGCACGCCCCGGACATCCCCGCCGAGCGCTTCACCGCGATGACCCGACTCGACCACAACCGCGCCGTCGCGCAGCTCGCGGCGAAGCTCGGCGTCCCGGTCTCCGCGATCGAGGGCGTCATCGTGTGGGGCAACCACTCGGCGAGCCAGTACCCCGACCTCAGCCACGCCACCGTGCACGGCCGGCCCGCGACCGAGCTGGTGGACGAGGGCTGGCTGGCGGAGGAGTACATCCCGCGGGTGGCGAAGCGCGGCGCCGAGATCATCGCGGTGCGCGGCTCATCGTCCGCGGCCTCCGCGGCGAGCGCCGCCATCGACCACGTCCGCGACTGGGTGGACGGCACCGGCGAGCGCTGGACCTCGGCCGCGGTCGTGTCGGACGGCTCCTACGGCGTGCCGGAGGGCCTCATCTCGTCGTTCCCGGTGCGCGGCGTCGACGGCCGCTGGGAGATCGTGCAGGGCCTCGCCATCGACGCGTTCTCACGCGAGCGGATCGACGCCTCCGTCGCCGAGCTCGCGTCCGAGCGCGACGCCGTGCGCGCCCTCGGCCTCCTCTGA
- a CDS encoding acyl-CoA dehydrogenase has product MVDTAERAPEKPRTTPVVDAAENEAAAAAAATAPAGAAPHVDVAALGRQLLGTWAEVRLASRALSSQPELQKVEGLSVADHRKRVFGQLKLLVDHGQVHRAFPKSVGGMEDHGGNIAAFEELVAADPSLQIKSGVQWGLFGAAVLHLGTEYHHTTYLPAIMSLDVPGAFAMTETGHGSDVAAIATTATYDPETKDFVLDTPFRGAWKDYLGNAAVDATAAVVFAQLVTKGVNHGVHAFYVPIRDANGDFLPGIGGEDDGQKGGLNGIDNGRLHFTGVRIPRTDLLNRYGDVAEDGTYTSPISSPGRRFFTMLGTLVQGRVSLDGSATIAAKIGLKIALTYGDQRRQFTAGSDTDEEVVLDYQRHQRRLLPLLATTYAESFAHEMFLHKFDDVFSGKTDTDADRQDLETIAAALKPLSTWHALETLQEAREACGGAGFLTENRITSLRQDLDIWVTFEGDNNVLLQLVAKRLLTDFSRKFAKADAGALARYVVVQAAGKAYHGSGLRSVGQTVRDFGSTARAVNWLQESATQRELLTDRVETMISEIGGRLRPASKLGKKAAADLFNSQQNELIEAARAHGELLQWEAFTEALEQAPDAGTKQVLTWLRDLFGFGLIEKHLAWYLIHGRLSPQRAQAVSAYIDRLLTRIRPHAVDLVDAFGYGPELVRAKIASGAEAERQAEARAYYAARRADGTLPTPEKAPTKHR; this is encoded by the coding sequence ATGGTTGACACCGCAGAGCGCGCACCCGAGAAGCCCCGTACCACCCCCGTCGTCGACGCTGCCGAGAACGAGGCGGCCGCCGCAGCAGCCGCGACCGCTCCGGCAGGCGCCGCGCCGCACGTCGACGTGGCGGCGCTGGGCCGCCAGCTCCTCGGCACCTGGGCGGAGGTCCGCCTGGCCTCCCGTGCGCTCTCCTCGCAGCCCGAGCTGCAGAAGGTCGAGGGACTCTCCGTCGCCGACCACCGCAAGCGCGTCTTCGGGCAGCTCAAGCTGCTGGTCGACCACGGCCAGGTGCACCGGGCCTTCCCGAAGTCTGTCGGCGGCATGGAGGACCACGGCGGCAACATCGCCGCCTTCGAGGAGCTCGTCGCAGCCGACCCGTCCCTGCAGATCAAGTCCGGCGTGCAGTGGGGCCTGTTCGGCGCGGCCGTGCTGCACCTCGGCACGGAGTACCACCACACGACGTACCTGCCGGCGATCATGTCGCTCGACGTGCCGGGCGCCTTCGCCATGACCGAGACCGGCCACGGCTCGGACGTCGCCGCCATCGCGACCACCGCGACCTACGACCCGGAGACGAAGGACTTCGTCCTCGACACCCCGTTCCGCGGAGCGTGGAAGGACTACCTCGGCAACGCGGCGGTCGACGCCACCGCCGCGGTGGTGTTCGCGCAGCTCGTCACCAAGGGTGTCAACCACGGGGTGCACGCCTTCTACGTGCCCATCCGCGACGCGAACGGCGACTTCCTGCCGGGGATCGGCGGCGAGGACGACGGCCAGAAGGGCGGCCTCAACGGCATCGACAACGGGCGGCTGCACTTCACCGGCGTCCGCATCCCGCGCACCGACCTCCTCAACCGTTACGGCGACGTCGCGGAGGACGGCACGTACACCTCCCCGATCTCCAGCCCCGGCCGGCGCTTCTTCACCATGCTCGGCACGCTCGTCCAGGGCCGTGTCTCGCTCGACGGCTCCGCGACCATCGCGGCGAAGATCGGCCTGAAGATCGCGCTGACCTACGGCGACCAGCGCCGCCAGTTCACCGCGGGCAGCGACACCGACGAGGAGGTCGTGCTCGACTACCAGCGCCACCAGCGCCGGCTGCTCCCGCTGCTGGCCACGACGTACGCGGAGAGCTTCGCGCACGAGATGTTCCTGCACAAGTTCGACGACGTGTTCAGCGGCAAGACCGACACGGACGCCGACCGCCAGGACCTGGAGACCATCGCGGCGGCGCTCAAGCCGCTGAGCACCTGGCACGCGCTGGAGACCCTCCAGGAGGCGCGCGAGGCGTGCGGCGGCGCGGGATTCCTGACCGAGAACCGGATCACCTCGCTGCGTCAGGACCTCGACATCTGGGTGACCTTCGAGGGCGACAACAACGTCCTCCTGCAGCTCGTCGCCAAGCGCCTGCTGACCGACTTCAGCCGCAAGTTCGCGAAGGCCGACGCCGGCGCGCTCGCGCGGTACGTCGTCGTGCAGGCGGCCGGCAAGGCGTACCACGGCTCGGGCCTCCGCAGCGTCGGCCAGACCGTGCGCGACTTCGGCTCGACGGCCCGCGCGGTCAACTGGCTGCAGGAGTCCGCCACCCAGCGCGAGCTGCTCACCGACCGCGTCGAGACGATGATCTCCGAGATCGGCGGACGCCTGCGCCCGGCCTCCAAGCTGGGCAAGAAGGCCGCGGCCGATCTGTTCAACTCGCAGCAGAACGAGCTGATCGAGGCCGCCCGGGCGCACGGTGAGCTGCTGCAGTGGGAGGCCTTCACCGAGGCCCTGGAGCAGGCGCCGGACGCCGGGACCAAGCAGGTGCTGACCTGGCTGCGCGACCTGTTCGGTTTCGGGCTGATCGAGAAGCACCTGGCCTGGTACCTCATCCACGGCCGGCTCTCGCCACAGCGCGCACAGGCCGTGTCGGCGTACATCGACCGGCTGCTGACCCGCATCCGCCCGCACGCGGTCGACCTGGTGGACGCGTTCGGCTACGGACCCGAGCTGGTGCGCGCGAAGATCGCGAGCGGCGCCGAGGCCGAGCGCCAGGCGGAGGCGCGCGCGTACTACGCCGCCCGCCGCGCCGACGGCACGCTCCCCACCCCCGAGAAGGCGCCCACGAAGCACCGCTGA
- a CDS encoding DapH/DapD/GlmU-related protein, with protein MARRIEELEDETGAIIKYRRHPNGKGLVSPTARVADSARIEPTAYVEADARVGLDAYIGAGSWIDSGATIGDRTFVGANVHIGKGCVIGSGVRIGSNVKVGENAMIGNGARVDRDEQLAPGTIIELRGASAARAALASLPREARPTRRAA; from the coding sequence ATGGCACGAAGAATAGAGGAACTCGAGGACGAGACCGGCGCAATCATCAAGTACAGGCGGCACCCGAACGGCAAGGGACTCGTCTCCCCGACGGCCCGCGTGGCCGACTCGGCCCGCATCGAGCCGACCGCCTATGTGGAGGCCGACGCCCGCGTCGGGCTGGACGCCTACATCGGCGCCGGAAGCTGGATCGACTCCGGTGCGACGATCGGTGACCGCACCTTCGTCGGCGCCAACGTCCACATCGGCAAGGGCTGCGTCATCGGCAGCGGCGTGCGCATCGGCAGCAACGTGAAGGTGGGCGAGAACGCCATGATCGGCAACGGCGCCCGCGTCGACCGGGACGAGCAGCTCGCGCCGGGGACCATCATCGAGCTGCGCGGGGCGTCCGCCGCGCGCGCGGCCCTCGCCTCCCTGCCTCGCGAGGCGCGCCCGACCCGCCGGGCGGCCTGA